A section of the Telopea speciosissima isolate NSW1024214 ecotype Mountain lineage chromosome 3, Tspe_v1, whole genome shotgun sequence genome encodes:
- the LOC122655703 gene encoding protein SENSITIVE TO PROTON RHIZOTOXICITY 1 → MDLKERLCSEAWTKSALEDKSSKTLPSDPHPFTAFSSQQRHRKWNDPSSLDYGIGMQQPFSQFDLPSEPSSSNPGNQIKILDQVNGQTAEMAIDADKLQGWDPRAMLTNLSFLEQKIHQLQDLVHLIVGRGGRVLARPDEIMAQQKQLITADLTSIIVQLISTAGSLLPSAKNNILAANPFVGQLGSNSGIGCPRSLGMNDDAIPQSNGGTQVFDHSEHNDSMGHDSPEQNHAGQSHHSVSPIEEHDSKDDEDGGEGENLPPGSYEVLQLEKEEILAPHTHFCMICGKGFKRDANLRMHMRGHGDEYKTPAALAKPNKELSSEATLIRRYSCPFAGCKRNKDHKKFQPLKTILCVKNHYKRTHCDKSYTCSRCNNKRFSVIADLKTHEKHCGRDKWVCSCGTTFSRKDKLFGHVALFQGHTPVLPFDENKGISGPMEQGESNEAITETPTEGNTGFSFSSSASSGSGAQNVVDVKRSIHDPTGYFSSMNFDTCNFGGFHEFPRPPFDVPDSSFSFLLSGSCNYIQKSEGTSGSDVLN, encoded by the coding sequence ATGGATCTTAAAGAAAGGCTTTGTTCAGAAGCCTGGACAAAGTCTGCTTTGGAGGATAAATCATCCAAAACTCTCCCCTCAGATCCACACCCCTTCACTGCCTTCAGTTCGCAGCAACGACACCGGAAGTGGAATGATCCTTCCAGTCTTGATTATGGAATTGGGATGCAGCAGCCATTCTCTCAATTCGATCTGCCTTCAGAGCCCTCGTCGAGTAACCCTggtaatcaaatcaaaatcctGGATCAAGTGAATGGACAGACGGCAGAGATGGCCATCGATGCTGATAAACTTCAAGGTTGGGATCCCCGAGCCATGTTAACCAATCTTTCCTTCCTTGAGCAAAAGATCCACCAGCTCCAGGATTTGGTACATTTGATTGTTGGCCGAGGAGGTCGAGTGTTGGCTCGCCCAGATGAAATTATGGCTCAGCAGAAGCAGCTCATAACTGCTGATCTGACTTCCATCATAGTTCAGTTGATCTCAACTGCAGGTAGTCTTCTCCCATCTGCAAAAAATAACATATTGGCTGCAAATCCTTTTGTTGGGCAGCTAGGAAGTAACTCTGGTATTGGATGCCCTCGTAGTTTGGGCATGAATGATGATGCTATACCACAGTCTAATGGTGGAACTCAGGTGTTTGATCATTCTGAGCATAATGACTCAATGGGACATGACAGCCCTGAACAAAACCATGCAGGTCAATCTCACCACTCTGTTTCCCCTATTGAAGAGCATGACTCAAAGGATGATGAAGATGGTGGGGAAGGGGAGAACCTCCCCCCTGGATCCTATGAAGTTTTACAACTAGAAAAGGAGGAAATTCTTGCACCGCATACTCACTTCTGCATGATATGCGGGAAAGGATTCAAGAGAGATGCAAACCTACGGATGCACATGAGAGGTCATGGGGATGAATACAAGACCCCAGCTGCTCTTGCCAAGCCTAATAAAGAATTGAGTTCAGAGGCCACACTGATCAGGAGGTACTCCTGCCCCTTTGCTGGATGCAAGCGGAATAAGGACCATAAGAAATTCCAGCCACTGAAGACCATATTGTGCGTGAAGAACCATTATAAACGTACCCATTGTGACAAAAGCTATACTTGCAGCAGATGCAACAACAAGAGGTTCTCTGTTATTGCTGATCTCAAGACTCATGAGAAGCATTGCGGGCGGGACAAATGGGTATGTTCCTGTGGCACAACATTCTCAAGGAAGGACAAGTTGTTTGGACATGTTGCACTCTTCCAAGGTCATACTCCTGTCCTTCCCTTTGATGAAAACAAAGGAATATCTGGGCCAATGGAACAAGGGGAAAGCAATGAAGCAATCACAGAAACTCCCACGGAAGGGAATACGGGATTCagtttcagctccagtgccTCCAGTGGAAGTGGTGCCCAGAATGTTGTGGATGTGAAACGCAGTATTCATGACCCTACTGGTTATTTCTCATCAATGAACTTTGACACGTGTAACTTTGGTGGGTTTCATGAGTTCCCCCGACCGCCATTTGATGTTCCAGATAGTTCTTTCTCATTCCTTCTTTCTGGGTCTTGTAATTATATTCAAAAATCTGAAGGGACATCAGGTTCTGATGTCCTAAACTGA